Below is a window of Colletes latitarsis isolate SP2378_abdomen chromosome 5, iyColLati1, whole genome shotgun sequence DNA.
aaataatataaatacttaaatgttaatacaaattttggttgtaatttgtattttataatgTAATAGAATGTAGAATGTAAGTAATTACATTACACATAATAGTTTTCTATGATATACGACAAATTCAACAGACAATTTGTGCATACGTTCCACTCTACATTATTTTCTTTACTTCTAGCCTTTCAACATTGCTTGGCGAGGAAATCATTCCTGATATGTATGATGTGTTACACTCTTTCTTGTACCATAGTTCGAGAAATGAAATTGTGAATGAATATTAATACTTAtatgataacacgtgttagaaaGTGTAAAGTGATAGGATTAAAGATCTGATGGTCATTTGATTTGTATCAAAGTGGTGTTCATGACTTCTGACATAAGAAAAATGCAGAAGGTTGGGAAATTAAATTCATCGATTGATATTATTCCGTTACAAGGATCCAGTGGAGATTACAAATCGAAGACTATGAATAATAAACACAAACTCGATACTTCACATAGATTTCTTCGAGATCAGTTATTAATTTCGCGCGTGCAAACGGTAATTTATCAATTTTCTAACATTTAGATTTTCTTCACTCAACTATACTTATAAAACCGACACATCTGTGATGCGCATTTTGCGCGGTAAATGTTCGTTTGATACTTATAAGCAGCGCAAACAACCGTAGATGCTATTTAAAACGATTATTAAATGTTTGTGTCGTAACACACGTAGCGTACATGAAATGcgtatatttatgaggataaaatacaaaataaaacttagtagaattatttaaaatattattttaaatatggaatgtcaaagtaaatgtaaataaaataatagcttattaatatttactatttgAAGACATATTTTATCTAGTTTTGGTATAAAGTTTAATTGTATTAATTTACATTAAATGTTTTGTATTTTAATTCTTTGGTTGCTATCAATACCTATAGGCACTCAATCAATCAGTTGATTGTATGCTTTAAACACCTATGAGTATTTAATGTGTAAATATACATGATGCACGAAAAACTTTTGCACACATTGTGTAAACTTATGAATAATTGGTTTTTTGTATTTTATAGTACATGCATGAAAATGAAAGTAAAGTCTACATCGATGTCAATGAAATGGCAGATGCTCTACAAAAAAAATATCGAGATTATCGTATTAAAAAACGGGGTCCCTTTAGAGCTTTAGTACGCACAGCATACGATGAACTTACAGAGATGTTTGCAAACAAGTATTGTTCCAGAGATTGGTCTGCTTGTGATGATGAGGATGATGAAGAGGAAGTTGATGTTGAAGTATTTACATACATATtatttgaatattatttataacagcaacttttaaaagaaatttattgtTTTTAGTCAGATCCTCGAAATACCATGTTAGGTGGTATGTtgttaaaaatgtataaaaagtCACAAAACAAACAAAATGGAAATTCTAGTGATAAAGAACTGATAGACATTAGTAGTGACGATGATGTAAGTAAGGTGGAGTCAAATTCTTGTAATAAGGCAAATGAATCAGAGGTTACAGAAAAAGATTTACAAGACTTACCAGGTCCATCTTCACGAACAGAAAAGCCAGAAGCTGTTAAAGAAAGTGAAGAACCAAAAATAGTAAATcttaatcttttttttatttttcctgggtttttgaaatttattatcattTAAAACTTAATGATAACAAATATCAAAAATACAATAAAACAGGAAAAGTACAAAATTACAGTATGTAATGTATAAACACAATACATCATTTAATTTCATGTTTGTAGCCTGTAAAAGAAACTCGACCGGTTACAACAACAGCAGAACAATTCGCCAGAAAACGACAACGTGATAAAGATACTGATAACAGTCaatttgtattcgttaaaaAAGTTAAAGGAGTACCTGTCTCTGATCCAAAAGTTACATTTTCAAACATAGGCGGATgcgataaaattttaaaaacagtaTGTAAATTACTTGCACATATGAAGCATCcagaaatttttaaacaacTGGGTATATCACCACCGAGAGGATTTTTACTGCATGGTCCACCTGGATGTGGAAAGACATTACTAGGACATGCTATTGCAGGAGTAAGATCTTATTATAATCATAAATATGTTTTACTTTTTATATAATTACTAATTTTTTACCTTGAAACTAGGAATTGGGAATACCTTTATTGAAGGTAGCAGCACCTGAACTAGTGGCTGGAGTGTCAGGCGAAAGTGAAGCACGAATTAGAGAATTATTCGAGCAAGCACTTGCGCTTTCACCTTGTGTAATTTTCTTGGATGAAATTGATGCTGTAGCACCACATAGAGCTACTGCTCAGAGAGAAATGGAAAGGAGAATTGTTGCGCAATTATTATCGTGTTTGGATGgtaaattattattcttattacattacacaaaatatattaattttcaatttaattttgaaaaaaaaagaataacgtTTTATTCAACAGAATTAAGTTTAAAGGAAAATGGTATTGGAGTATTAGTACTGGGAGCGACAAATCGACCTGATTCATTAGATCCAGCATTGAGAAGAGCTGGTCGTTTCGATCATGAAGTGTGTCTTGGAATACCAGATAGAGATGCAAGAACAAACATTTTAACTGTGCACACAGAAAAAGTAGCACTTGCTCCTAATGTCAGTCTATCTACAATAGCTTcacttacaccaggtttcgttggTGCCGATTTAGTTGCATTAATTAGAGAAGCGGCTATGGCAGC
It encodes the following:
- the Smid gene encoding nuclear valosin-containing protein-like smid, with product MTSDIRKMQKVGKLNSSIDIIPLQGSSGDYKSKTMNNKHKLDTSHRFLRDQLLISRVQTYMHENESKVYIDVNEMADALQKKYRDYRIKKRGPFRALVRTAYDELTEMFANKYCSRDWSACDDEDDEEEVDVESDPRNTMLGGMLLKMYKKSQNKQNGNSSDKELIDISSDDDVSKVESNSCNKANESEVTEKDLQDLPGPSSRTEKPEAVKESEEPKIPVKETRPVTTTAEQFARKRQRDKDTDNSQFVFVKKVKGVPVSDPKVTFSNIGGCDKILKTVCKLLAHMKHPEIFKQLGISPPRGFLLHGPPGCGKTLLGHAIAGELGIPLLKVAAPELVAGVSGESEARIRELFEQALALSPCVIFLDEIDAVAPHRATAQREMERRIVAQLLSCLDELSLKENGIGVLVLGATNRPDSLDPALRRAGRFDHEVCLGIPDRDARTNILTVHTEKVALAPNVSLSTIASLTPGFVGADLVALIREAAMAAVDRILEDLNKSEPNTKSSQTIEINNDTEKESQNFENSGNLVEEVTIESPTSDQCNVSKLNKMSNLESPQATSLQEMDVQENSKSPDLTGLLTWLRNDPPIPSERLTNLCIEHSDFETALRVIQPSAKREGFATVPDVTWDDVGSLRDIREELQMAILAPVRHFEHFTALGLTASTGVLLCGPPGCGKTLLAKAIANEAGINFISVKGPELLNMYVGESEKAVRQCFLRARNSAPCVIFFDELDALCPRRSEGDNSATSRVVNQMLTEMDGVEGRQGVFLMAASNRPDIIDPAVLRPGRLDKILYVDLPTATDRVDILRALTKNATKPKLAADVNLEQIGYNNKCDGYTGADLAALIREAGTEALRELLDIHYTGQPEISMRHIVSAFDKIRPSVQEKDIKHYEKLKKLYSIKKKSDDTPMETPTDAVIVDVVMEPMET